In the genome of Microbacterium saperdae, one region contains:
- the hrcA gene encoding heat-inducible transcriptional repressor HrcA → MVTERGLQVLRAIVQDYVETHEPVGSRSIVDRHSFGVSAATIRNDMALLEDEELITAPHTSSGRVPTDKGYRVFVNHLAQLRPMSAAQRSAIESFLAEPSDLDDLMVRTVRVLTQLTGQVALAQYPSFARAHLTHLELVALAPNRLLIVLVTDAGGVSQRMAPLPVELDEADLALLRARLSALITGRAVSDAADRLQNLLATVDTPNDAALRTLAAIVIDELGEFRQEKLVMAGAATLARREQDFRGSIHPLLEAIEEQVTLLRLMSEMVTDEHGLAASIGTENAPFGLGEASIVASNYAAPSGMARVGVMGPTRMDYPSNLAAARAVARYLTRMLDEDEASR, encoded by the coding sequence ATGGTCACAGAACGAGGACTCCAGGTTCTCCGCGCGATCGTGCAGGACTATGTCGAGACCCACGAACCCGTCGGCAGCCGCTCGATCGTCGACCGGCATTCGTTCGGCGTGTCCGCGGCCACGATCCGCAACGACATGGCGCTGCTCGAGGACGAGGAGCTGATCACGGCTCCGCACACCTCGTCCGGTCGGGTTCCGACCGACAAGGGCTACCGCGTCTTCGTCAACCACCTCGCCCAGCTCCGGCCCATGTCGGCGGCGCAGCGTTCGGCGATCGAGTCGTTCCTCGCCGAGCCCTCCGACCTCGACGACTTGATGGTGCGCACGGTGCGCGTGCTCACACAGCTCACCGGCCAGGTGGCTCTGGCCCAGTACCCGTCGTTCGCCCGCGCGCACCTCACGCACCTCGAACTCGTGGCCCTGGCGCCCAACAGGCTCCTGATCGTCCTCGTGACCGATGCCGGCGGTGTCTCGCAGCGGATGGCGCCGCTGCCGGTCGAACTCGATGAAGCGGACCTCGCTCTGCTTCGCGCTCGACTGTCGGCGCTGATCACCGGCCGTGCCGTCAGTGACGCAGCGGACCGCCTCCAGAACCTTCTCGCCACGGTGGACACACCCAACGATGCCGCACTGCGCACGCTCGCCGCGATCGTGATCGACGAGCTGGGCGAGTTCCGTCAAGAGAAGCTCGTCATGGCGGGTGCAGCGACGCTCGCCCGTCGGGAACAGGACTTCCGCGGCAGCATCCATCCGCTCCTCGAGGCCATCGAGGAGCAGGTGACCCTGCTGCGGCTGATGAGTGAGATGGTGACCGACGAGCACGGCCTCGCGGCCAGCATCGGCACCGAGAACGCGCCGTTCGGCCTCGGCGAGGCATCGATCGTTGCGAGCAACTATGCCGCCCCCAGCGGGATGGCTCGCGTCGGTGTGATGGGGCCGACGCGCATGGATTATCCGAGCAACCTCGCGGCAGCACGGGCGGTCGCCCGCTACCTGACGCGGATGCTCGATGAAGACGAGGCGAGCCGCTGA
- the dnaJ gene encoding molecular chaperone DnaJ has translation MADHYEVLGVSRDASIDEIKKAYRRLARQLHPDVNPGEDAAEKFKLVTHAYDVLSDDESRRRYDMGGGDGAAGNFGGFGGFGDIFETFFGAAQGGGRGGRPRSRRERGQDALVRVTLDLGDVVFGAHRDIDVDTAVLCETCQGSCCQEGTSPVTCDICGGSGHVQRQVRSLLGNVVTSQPCGTCEGYGTTIPYPCGTCGGQGRVRSRRTVSLDIPAGVETGLRLQLPGSGEVGKAGGPNGDLYVEVTVNPHAAFSRDGDDLLATLEVSMTDAILGTETAIQGLDGEVDLEIRPGVQSGDVLTIKGRGITPLRGTQRGDLRVGVQVVTPTKLDSAQRALIEDFAKKAKAPGPQLAQFQQGLFSKLRDRFRGQH, from the coding sequence GTGGCGGACCACTATGAGGTTCTCGGGGTGTCCCGAGACGCTTCCATCGACGAGATCAAGAAGGCGTACCGACGCCTGGCACGGCAGCTGCACCCGGACGTGAATCCGGGAGAGGATGCCGCGGAGAAGTTCAAGCTCGTCACCCACGCGTACGACGTTCTCAGCGACGACGAGTCGCGCCGTCGCTACGACATGGGCGGCGGAGACGGCGCGGCCGGGAACTTCGGAGGGTTCGGCGGCTTCGGCGACATCTTCGAGACGTTCTTCGGAGCCGCTCAGGGCGGCGGACGTGGCGGACGGCCGCGCTCGCGTCGTGAGCGCGGCCAGGACGCGCTCGTCCGTGTCACCCTCGACCTCGGTGACGTCGTGTTCGGCGCCCACCGTGACATCGACGTCGACACGGCTGTGCTGTGCGAGACGTGTCAGGGTTCCTGCTGCCAGGAGGGCACATCGCCGGTCACCTGCGACATCTGCGGCGGCTCCGGCCACGTGCAGCGCCAGGTGCGCAGCCTGCTCGGCAACGTCGTCACCTCGCAGCCCTGCGGCACGTGCGAGGGCTACGGCACCACGATCCCGTACCCGTGCGGAACCTGCGGTGGCCAGGGGCGGGTGCGCTCGCGCCGCACGGTGTCGCTCGACATCCCGGCCGGCGTCGAGACCGGCCTTCGCCTGCAGCTGCCCGGCTCGGGCGAGGTCGGCAAGGCCGGTGGCCCCAACGGCGACCTGTACGTCGAGGTCACGGTCAACCCGCACGCCGCGTTCAGCCGTGACGGCGACGATCTGCTCGCGACGCTCGAGGTCTCGATGACCGATGCGATCCTCGGTACCGAGACCGCGATCCAGGGTCTGGATGGCGAAGTCGACCTCGAAATCCGGCCCGGCGTGCAGTCCGGAGACGTGCTCACCATCAAAGGGCGCGGGATCACACCGCTCCGCGGCACGCAGCGCGGCGACCTCCGTGTGGGCGTGCAGGTCGTGACGCCGACGAAGCTCGACTCCGCGCAACGCGCGCTGATCGAGGACTTCGCCAAGAAGGCGAAGGCACCGGGCCCGCAGCTCGCCCAGTTCCAGCAGGGGCTGTTCTCCAAGCTGCGCGACCGGTTCCGCGGACAGCACTGA
- a CDS encoding 16S rRNA (uracil(1498)-N(3))-methyltransferase: MALHFLLESASDAAVGDVVSLTGAEAKHAAVVRRLRVGEAITIGDGRGVWLSGVAEEVSPGKVDVRISERTEQAAPAPRIVLVQALAKGDRDELAVQAACELGVDEIVPWQASRSVSRWEGAKAVKGRERWASIVRGAAKQAHRAWVPDVGAPVTTAQLAQRAATQRVLLLDPTATGRLSEIVADGRDLVLVVGPEGGIAPEELTRLTEAGAERALLGDTVLRTSTAGPAAIAVLSVALGRW, encoded by the coding sequence ATGGCGCTGCACTTCCTGCTCGAATCGGCGTCGGATGCGGCCGTCGGAGACGTCGTCTCGTTGACCGGCGCCGAGGCGAAGCATGCCGCGGTCGTGCGGCGGTTGCGGGTCGGCGAGGCGATCACGATCGGCGACGGCAGGGGAGTCTGGCTCTCCGGTGTCGCCGAGGAGGTCTCTCCCGGGAAGGTCGACGTGCGGATCTCCGAGCGCACGGAGCAGGCCGCTCCTGCGCCACGCATCGTGCTCGTGCAGGCGCTGGCGAAGGGCGACCGCGATGAACTCGCTGTCCAGGCGGCGTGCGAACTGGGCGTCGACGAGATCGTGCCCTGGCAGGCGAGCCGCAGCGTCTCACGGTGGGAGGGCGCCAAGGCCGTGAAGGGCAGGGAGCGCTGGGCATCGATCGTGCGCGGGGCCGCGAAGCAGGCGCATCGTGCCTGGGTGCCCGACGTCGGTGCTCCCGTCACGACCGCGCAGCTCGCGCAGAGGGCGGCGACGCAACGCGTGCTGCTGTTGGATCCGACCGCGACCGGGCGACTGTCCGAGATCGTCGCCGACGGCCGTGACCTCGTGCTCGTCGTCGGCCCGGAGGGCGGTATCGCTCCCGAGGAGCTGACCCGTCTCACCGAGGCCGGTGCCGAGCGCGCGCTGCTCGGCGACACCGTGCTGCGTACGTCGACGGCCGGGCCTGCGGCGATCGCGGTGCTCTCGGTGGCGCTCGGTCGCTGGTGA
- a CDS encoding histidine triad nucleotide-binding protein: MTEPSIFTRILTGEIPAEIIGETDRLFALRDIAPQAPVHLLVIPKTADYRDVTELAAGDPGLLAELVAFAKELAAQHTPDGDFRLVFNTGANAGQTVFHVHAHILGGGLTEKSVGA, translated from the coding sequence ATGACGGAACCCTCGATCTTCACGCGCATCCTGACCGGGGAGATCCCTGCCGAGATCATCGGCGAGACCGACCGGCTGTTCGCGTTGCGCGATATCGCGCCGCAGGCGCCGGTGCATCTGCTGGTGATCCCGAAGACCGCGGACTACCGCGACGTGACCGAACTCGCGGCCGGTGACCCCGGACTTCTCGCCGAACTGGTCGCGTTCGCGAAGGAGCTGGCGGCTCAGCACACTCCCGACGGCGACTTCCGTCTGGTCTTCAACACCGGTGCGAACGCCGGACAGACCGTTTTCCACGTCCACGCTCACATCCTGGGTGGCGGACTGACCGAGAAGAGCGTCGGTGCCTGA
- a CDS encoding PhoH family protein: protein MVQLLGPQDRLLRMLEKEHRDVQVLVRGNEITLSGGVAEVANAKKLVDELLAMTKAGHDLAPSDVTNSARLLRRDGGPRPSEVLGEAILSTRGKVIRPKTLGQKEYVDAIEENTIVFGIGPAGTGKTYLAMAKAVQALQRKEVSRIILTRPAVEAGERLGFLPGTLTDKIDPYLRPLYDALNEMMDPEIVPRLMASGTIEVAPLAYMRGRTLNDSFVVLDEAQNTTPEQMKMFLTRLGFGTRMVVTGDITQVDLPQGSSGLRLVTRVLDGIDDIHFSRLTSDDVVRHSLVGRIVDAYSEYDEKRTAQRFEREQAAEFANRADRRGAQRPGPRDRAPKRGLS, encoded by the coding sequence ATGGTGCAGCTGCTCGGCCCGCAGGACCGCCTGCTCCGCATGCTCGAGAAGGAGCATCGCGACGTGCAGGTGCTCGTGCGGGGCAACGAGATCACGCTCAGCGGCGGCGTCGCGGAGGTCGCGAACGCGAAGAAGCTCGTCGATGAGCTGCTGGCGATGACGAAGGCCGGGCACGATCTGGCCCCGAGCGACGTGACGAACTCGGCGCGGCTGCTGCGCCGTGATGGCGGCCCGCGCCCGAGCGAGGTCCTGGGCGAGGCGATCCTCTCGACGCGGGGCAAGGTGATCCGTCCCAAGACGCTGGGTCAGAAGGAGTACGTCGACGCGATCGAGGAGAACACGATCGTGTTCGGCATCGGTCCCGCCGGTACCGGCAAGACCTACCTCGCGATGGCGAAGGCCGTGCAGGCACTGCAGCGCAAAGAGGTCAGCCGCATCATCCTGACGCGCCCGGCCGTCGAGGCGGGCGAGCGGCTGGGATTCCTGCCTGGCACGCTCACCGACAAGATCGACCCGTATCTGCGCCCGCTCTACGACGCGCTCAACGAGATGATGGACCCGGAGATCGTGCCGCGCCTGATGGCGTCGGGGACGATCGAGGTCGCCCCTCTCGCCTACATGCGCGGACGCACGCTCAACGACTCGTTCGTGGTGCTCGACGAAGCGCAGAACACCACTCCCGAGCAGATGAAGATGTTCCTGACGCGACTCGGCTTCGGCACGCGGATGGTGGTCACCGGCGACATCACACAGGTCGATCTGCCGCAGGGATCGTCGGGGCTGCGCCTCGTGACACGCGTGCTCGACGGCATCGACGACATCCATTTCTCCCGGCTCACGAGCGACGACGTCGTGCGCCACTCGCTCGTCGGACGCATCGTCGACGCGTACAGCGAGTACGACGAGAAACGCACAGCGCAGCGGTTCGAGCGCGAGCAGGCGGCGGAGTTCGCCAACCGTGCAGACCGCCGTGGCGCCCAACGACCTGGACCGCGCGATCGCGCGCCGAAACGAGGACTCTCATGA
- the ybeY gene encoding rRNA maturation RNase YbeY: protein MIEINNESAIDVDETVLQRLTDYNLAQLHVSADAEVAIVLVDEGAMEALHVQWMDEPGPTDVLSFPMDELRPGTEDRPTAPGLLGDIVLCPQVAETQAQAAKHTLMDELILLTTHGLLHLLGFDHAEPDEEREMFGLQKQLIEGFAASERRR from the coding sequence ATGATCGAGATCAACAACGAGTCGGCCATCGATGTCGACGAGACCGTGCTGCAGCGCCTGACCGACTACAACCTGGCGCAGCTGCACGTCAGCGCGGACGCTGAGGTCGCGATCGTGCTCGTCGACGAGGGCGCCATGGAGGCGCTCCATGTGCAGTGGATGGACGAGCCCGGTCCCACCGACGTGCTCAGCTTCCCGATGGACGAGTTGCGTCCCGGTACGGAGGATCGTCCGACGGCCCCCGGTCTGCTCGGCGACATCGTGCTGTGCCCGCAGGTCGCGGAGACGCAGGCGCAGGCCGCCAAGCACACGCTGATGGACGAGTTGATCCTGCTCACGACCCACGGGTTGCTGCACCTCCTCGGATTCGATCACGCCGAGCCCGATGAGGAACGTGAGATGTTCGGCCTCCAGAAGCAGCTCATCGAAGGCTTCGCCGCGTCTGAACGTCGACGATGA
- a CDS encoding hemolysin family protein, protein MTAAFLLAGAVLLVAFGGLMAAIDAAFGVSSRSDLEEMGSEGRNARQLARIAADPDAHVNSVAFIRVLAETAAAVLVTVAFMFLFDNIWWAMLAAAVLMTGISFVLVGASPRTFGRDHADGLLRANAPVVRGLRIFLGPIAQGLVALGNRVTPGAGRSSFSSEEQLLSMVDEAASNDLIEADDRDLIHSVFDFTDQFVRAVMVPRTEMVTVDATASTSEAMALFLNRGVSRMPVVDDDADDVVGVLYLKDLVQFAFRDENAWRTASIRPISRPATFVPESMRAETLLQQMKRDAVHVCLVIDEHGGISGLVTLEDLIEELVGEISDEYDQVSAEFVDLGDGRYRVSARLSLEDVGDLFGLELEDEDVDSIGGLLGKALGQVPQPGATATVEGLVLTGGASRGRGRGIATVFVERAAVDVESTEDEGERRDD, encoded by the coding sequence ATGACGGCGGCCTTCCTCCTCGCCGGCGCCGTTCTGCTCGTCGCCTTCGGCGGTCTGATGGCCGCCATCGACGCGGCATTCGGTGTCTCGTCGCGGTCCGACCTCGAGGAGATGGGCAGCGAGGGGCGCAACGCTCGGCAGCTGGCGCGGATCGCCGCTGATCCGGATGCGCACGTCAACTCGGTCGCCTTCATCCGCGTGCTGGCAGAGACCGCCGCCGCCGTGCTCGTGACCGTCGCCTTCATGTTCTTGTTCGACAACATCTGGTGGGCGATGCTCGCCGCCGCGGTGCTGATGACGGGGATCAGCTTCGTGCTCGTCGGAGCCAGCCCTCGTACCTTCGGGCGCGATCACGCGGACGGGCTGCTGCGCGCGAACGCCCCGGTGGTCAGGGGACTGCGGATCTTCCTCGGACCGATCGCGCAGGGACTGGTCGCACTGGGCAACCGTGTCACCCCCGGCGCCGGACGCAGCTCGTTCAGCTCGGAGGAGCAGCTGCTCAGCATGGTCGACGAGGCGGCGTCCAACGACCTCATCGAAGCCGATGACCGCGACCTGATCCACTCGGTGTTCGACTTCACCGATCAGTTCGTGCGTGCGGTGATGGTTCCTCGTACCGAGATGGTGACGGTGGACGCGACCGCTTCGACGAGCGAGGCCATGGCGCTGTTCCTGAACCGTGGTGTCTCCCGGATGCCGGTCGTCGACGACGATGCCGACGACGTGGTCGGCGTGCTGTATCTGAAGGATCTCGTGCAGTTCGCGTTCCGCGACGAGAACGCGTGGCGCACGGCATCCATCCGTCCGATCTCGCGACCGGCGACGTTCGTTCCCGAATCGATGCGTGCCGAGACGCTGCTGCAGCAGATGAAGCGCGACGCGGTGCACGTGTGTCTCGTGATCGACGAGCACGGCGGGATCTCTGGTCTGGTGACGCTCGAGGATCTGATCGAGGAACTCGTCGGAGAGATCTCCGACGAGTACGATCAGGTATCCGCCGAGTTCGTCGATCTCGGTGACGGTCGTTACCGCGTGAGTGCCCGTCTCTCGCTGGAAGACGTCGGCGATCTCTTCGGACTCGAGCTCGAGGATGAAGATGTCGACTCGATCGGCGGACTGCTCGGCAAGGCTCTCGGGCAGGTGCCCCAGCCCGGCGCGACGGCGACGGTCGAGGGTCTGGTGTTGACCGGGGGCGCCTCGCGTGGGCGAGGACGAGGAATTGCGACGGTGTTCGTCGAACGAGCAGCCGTCGATGTGGAATCGACAGAAGATGAGGGAGAGCGACGCGATGACTGA
- the era gene encoding GTPase Era, whose product MTEQTRSGFVTFVGRPNVGKSTLTNALVGEKIAITSEKPQTTRRAIRGIVNRPEGQLVIVDTPGIHKPRTLLGERLNDLVDQVLGDVDVIGFCVPATEKVGPGDRRIAASLDGYPRAKKVAIVTKTDAAGRDDITERLLEVDALREDWAAVVPLSALTRDQLEVLADELLSLMPKGPPLYEEGITTDESQEDRIAEMIREAALEGVRDELPHSIAVIIDEVSRREDSDFTDVHAQIVVERDSQKAIIIGHKGKRLRDVGARARGGIEELLGTRVFLGLHVKVAKEWQRDPKQLGRLGF is encoded by the coding sequence ATGACTGAGCAGACGCGAAGTGGGTTCGTGACCTTCGTCGGGCGCCCGAATGTGGGCAAGTCCACGCTGACCAACGCGCTGGTGGGAGAGAAGATCGCGATCACCAGCGAGAAGCCGCAGACGACGCGGCGCGCGATCCGCGGCATCGTGAATCGCCCGGAGGGGCAGCTCGTCATCGTGGACACCCCGGGGATCCACAAGCCGCGCACGTTGCTCGGCGAACGCCTCAACGACCTCGTCGATCAGGTTCTCGGCGACGTCGACGTGATCGGGTTCTGCGTTCCCGCGACGGAGAAGGTCGGGCCGGGAGATCGTCGTATCGCGGCGTCGCTGGACGGGTATCCGCGCGCCAAGAAGGTCGCGATCGTCACCAAGACCGATGCGGCGGGCCGAGACGACATCACCGAGCGCCTGCTCGAGGTCGATGCGCTGCGTGAGGACTGGGCGGCGGTCGTGCCGCTCTCGGCACTCACCCGCGATCAGCTCGAGGTGCTCGCGGATGAGCTGCTCAGCCTGATGCCCAAGGGGCCGCCCCTGTATGAAGAGGGGATCACGACCGATGAGTCGCAGGAGGACCGCATCGCCGAGATGATCCGCGAAGCGGCACTCGAGGGCGTTCGCGATGAGTTGCCGCACTCGATCGCCGTGATCATCGACGAGGTCTCCCGGCGTGAGGACAGCGACTTCACCGACGTGCACGCGCAGATCGTCGTCGAGCGTGACAGCCAGAAGGCGATCATCATCGGCCACAAGGGCAAGCGGCTGCGCGACGTCGGCGCCCGCGCGCGCGGCGGTATCGAGGAGCTTCTCGGTACCCGGGTGTTCCTCGGCCTGCACGTGAAGGTCGCCAAGGAATGGCAGCGCGACCCGAAGCAGTTGGGCCGGCTCGGATTCTGA
- a CDS encoding RNA polymerase sigma factor: MTGRSEDPNSLQDEVFTRVFDANWAALRHHIEGAVADDDEVTEIVSAVFLEAWTRLDVAKPMGRVWLFRAADRELRARTGRAPSRLAVLDAVHHGMAGTSEEPGEADLSADQMPDRDSVLRALAVLTSRQRRIIMLAYWDGLTEGEISELTRYPRRSVRTMLRRAEKRMRDALGLEGASEREG; the protein is encoded by the coding sequence ATGACCGGCCGCAGCGAAGACCCGAACTCGCTGCAGGACGAGGTCTTCACACGAGTCTTCGACGCCAACTGGGCGGCGCTACGTCATCACATCGAAGGTGCCGTCGCGGACGACGACGAGGTCACCGAGATCGTCTCCGCCGTGTTCCTCGAAGCCTGGACGCGGTTGGACGTCGCCAAGCCGATGGGTCGCGTGTGGCTGTTCCGCGCGGCCGATCGTGAACTGCGCGCCCGTACGGGACGTGCGCCGAGCAGGCTGGCAGTGCTCGATGCCGTGCACCACGGCATGGCAGGAACCTCTGAGGAGCCCGGTGAAGCGGACCTCTCTGCCGATCAGATGCCGGATCGTGACAGTGTCCTTCGCGCTTTGGCTGTCCTCACCTCGCGTCAGAGGCGTATCATCATGCTGGCATACTGGGACGGGCTCACCGAGGGGGAGATCTCAGAGCTGACGCGGTATCCGCGCCGCAGCGTGCGGACGATGTTGCGCCGCGCAGAGAAGCGGATGCGGGATGCGCTGGGCCTGGAGGGGGCGAGTGAGCGTGAGGGGTGA
- a CDS encoding RNA polymerase sigma factor codes for MSGRSEARSTQREAIFKEIYDTLWAPVQRHVECVVEDDSEVTEIVSDVFLLAWRKLDAAKPLGLIWLIRAADNKLKDRERSRRARARAMETVHAVYAAPGDDDMLDTLAVRHAVVKALTQRERRIVMLAYWDQLSAGEIAELLRCSQASVWTTLSRARKKLERELGLGESEGAAEARQAVEAARPAPRTTG; via the coding sequence ATGAGCGGCCGGTCGGAGGCCCGCAGCACGCAGAGAGAAGCGATCTTCAAAGAGATCTACGACACACTCTGGGCACCCGTGCAACGTCATGTCGAGTGTGTGGTCGAGGACGACTCCGAAGTGACGGAGATCGTTTCGGATGTGTTCCTCCTGGCCTGGCGCAAACTCGATGCCGCGAAACCCCTCGGCCTCATCTGGTTGATCAGAGCTGCGGACAACAAGCTCAAGGATCGCGAGCGCAGCCGGCGTGCCCGTGCGCGCGCGATGGAGACGGTCCATGCCGTGTATGCGGCGCCGGGTGACGACGACATGCTCGACACCCTCGCCGTGCGCCACGCGGTCGTCAAGGCGCTGACACAGCGCGAGCGCCGCATCGTGATGCTGGCGTACTGGGATCAGCTCTCGGCCGGGGAGATCGCCGAGTTGCTCCGCTGCTCCCAGGCGTCCGTGTGGACGACACTCAGCCGGGCACGGAAGAAGCTGGAGAGGGAGCTCGGGCTCGGAGAGAGCGAAGGAGCGGCCGAGGCGCGACAGGCTGTCGAGGCCGCACGCCCTGCACCTCGCACGACCGGGTGA
- a CDS encoding quinone oxidoreductase family protein, with the protein MAQHWIATTAGAPEAWTFEEYDVAEPAEGEVTIRVHAAGVNPADAKHVAAPRAGLEFPVPIGYEISGEITAIGPRTRIGSGDAEIGDEVVAFRIYGGYATDIAVPAAKVFAKPTTLTHPEAANLLLAGTTAAEMLSVVGAAPGETILLHGASGAVGVSVLQQAHLRGIRVIGTASEERFAEIRRFGGIPVRYGVGLLDRVRQAAGAPLSAALDAVGTDEAIDTSLELVADPRRIFTIAAFGRASEAGILAIAGSMPASATFRDEVRGELTALAQNGDLVVPVARTYPLDQAPEAHRFLATGHPGGKIALIP; encoded by the coding sequence ATGGCCCAGCACTGGATTGCCACGACGGCAGGAGCTCCGGAGGCCTGGACCTTCGAGGAGTATGACGTTGCGGAGCCCGCCGAGGGCGAGGTCACGATCCGCGTCCACGCGGCAGGCGTCAATCCGGCCGACGCCAAGCACGTCGCCGCCCCACGCGCTGGCCTCGAGTTCCCTGTGCCGATCGGGTACGAGATCTCGGGCGAGATCACGGCTATCGGACCGCGCACGCGCATCGGCTCCGGTGACGCGGAGATCGGTGACGAGGTCGTCGCCTTCCGCATCTACGGAGGATACGCGACCGACATCGCGGTTCCCGCGGCAAAGGTGTTCGCGAAACCCACGACGCTTACGCATCCTGAGGCAGCGAACCTCCTGCTCGCCGGCACCACCGCGGCCGAGATGCTCTCCGTCGTCGGCGCTGCGCCGGGGGAGACGATCCTGCTCCACGGCGCGTCGGGTGCGGTGGGCGTCAGCGTGCTGCAGCAGGCGCACCTCCGCGGCATCCGCGTGATCGGCACGGCCAGTGAGGAGCGCTTCGCCGAGATCCGTCGTTTTGGCGGAATCCCGGTCCGCTACGGTGTCGGGCTGCTCGACCGGGTGCGACAGGCCGCTGGCGCCCCGCTCTCGGCAGCTCTCGACGCGGTCGGCACGGACGAAGCCATCGACACATCTCTCGAGCTCGTCGCCGACCCCCGACGTATCTTCACGATCGCTGCCTTCGGACGTGCGTCCGAGGCCGGCATCCTTGCGATCGCCGGCTCAATGCCCGCCAGCGCGACGTTCCGCGATGAGGTGCGCGGTGAGCTGACGGCGCTCGCGCAGAACGGCGATCTCGTCGTCCCCGTGGCGCGGACCTATCCGCTGGATCAGGCACCGGAAGCCCACCGGTTCCTCGCGACCGGTCACCCCGGCGGCAAGATCGCGCTGATCCCGTAG